In Desulfobacterales bacterium, the following are encoded in one genomic region:
- a CDS encoding nucleoside-diphosphate sugar epimerase/dehydratase — protein MFLRIKNDRNFFIMLLVDALLVSAAYYLAHLFRFEGAFPAAVQEKFRLTLLWIVPVKIGFFFIFELYKGMWRYTSVHDLISIVKACVVSSVTIGLVIFGIYHFRGFSRSVFFIDFVLTFLFISGFRVTIRFFFTAHFNHALFRCFNKDFHALKRLLIIGAGSAGEKLLRELIENPKLNYNVIGFIDDNPDKLKNTLHRVPVLGAMQDLNTIATDYGIEEIIIAVPSATAAQIRRIVGFCKSTGIPFKTLPGIGELVAGKIVVSAIRDIRYEDLLGRPQVCIENEQICGYITGKRVLVTGGAGSIGSELCRQIARFHPESLVVVERNESGLYDIDLKLKADHPELAVKAVLGAIQNKGIMTQVFQEHRPQTVFHAAAYKHVPMMESHPWEAVFNNVVGTHTIIGLCRSTGVERCVIVSTDKAVRPTNVMGATKRMIELLTECYAVDSRCRFMAVRFGNVLGSAGSVLPLFKRQIERGGPVTVTHPEVTRYFMTIPEACSLILQAGAIGKGREIFVLKMGTPVLIDSMARDLITLSGFTPDKDINVVYTGLRPGEKLYEELITEGEDIQKTGHADIMVLKADDCLPLPELKRHLEALVLLAERRDADGIKRKLNEIVPEYTPQFDILDPALPSNVIPLTGEHKVAYRA, from the coding sequence ATGTTTTTAAGGATAAAAAACGACCGGAATTTCTTTATCATGCTTCTGGTGGATGCGCTCCTTGTTTCCGCCGCATACTATCTTGCCCACCTGTTTCGGTTTGAAGGGGCTTTTCCCGCCGCCGTTCAAGAAAAATTCCGGTTGACGCTGCTTTGGATTGTTCCCGTCAAAATCGGGTTTTTTTTCATTTTTGAATTGTACAAGGGGATGTGGCGGTATACCAGCGTTCACGATCTCATCAGCATCGTGAAGGCCTGCGTCGTGTCTTCGGTGACGATTGGGCTGGTGATCTTCGGCATCTATCATTTCCGGGGGTTTTCCCGGTCCGTTTTCTTTATCGATTTTGTCCTGACGTTTTTGTTCATCAGCGGGTTCAGGGTCACTATCCGCTTTTTCTTCACCGCCCACTTCAACCACGCGCTTTTCCGGTGTTTCAACAAGGACTTTCACGCGCTGAAACGGCTCCTCATCATCGGCGCCGGAAGCGCCGGTGAAAAACTGTTGCGCGAGCTTATCGAGAATCCGAAGCTGAATTATAATGTCATCGGGTTTATCGACGACAATCCCGACAAGTTGAAAAACACCCTTCACCGGGTGCCTGTTCTCGGTGCGATGCAGGATCTCAACACCATCGCAACAGACTACGGCATTGAAGAGATCATTATCGCGGTGCCGTCGGCCACGGCCGCGCAAATCCGCCGCATTGTCGGCTTCTGCAAAAGCACCGGTATTCCGTTCAAGACCCTGCCCGGCATCGGGGAACTGGTGGCGGGAAAGATCGTGGTAAGCGCCATTCGCGATATCCGGTATGAAGACCTGCTCGGGCGCCCCCAGGTGTGCATCGAGAACGAACAGATCTGCGGGTACATCACCGGGAAAAGGGTGCTGGTGACCGGCGGGGCCGGCTCCATCGGCTCCGAGCTGTGCCGCCAGATCGCCCGTTTTCATCCGGAAAGCCTTGTCGTCGTGGAGCGCAATGAATCCGGGCTGTATGACATCGACCTGAAGCTGAAGGCCGATCATCCGGAACTGGCGGTGAAGGCCGTGTTGGGCGCGATTCAGAACAAGGGCATCATGACCCAGGTGTTTCAGGAACACCGGCCTCAGACCGTGTTTCATGCGGCCGCCTACAAGCATGTGCCGATGATGGAGTCGCACCCCTGGGAAGCGGTTTTTAACAACGTGGTCGGCACGCATACCATTATCGGTCTTTGCCGGTCCACGGGGGTGGAGCGTTGCGTGATCGTCTCCACCGACAAGGCGGTCCGGCCCACGAACGTCATGGGCGCCACAAAGCGGATGATCGAACTATTGACCGAGTGCTATGCCGTCGATAGCCGGTGCCGGTTCATGGCGGTCCGGTTCGGCAATGTCCTCGGCAGCGCCGGGAGCGTGCTGCCGCTGTTCAAGCGCCAGATCGAGCGCGGCGGACCGGTGACCGTGACCCATCCGGAGGTGACCCGGTATTTCATGACCATCCCCGAGGCATGCAGTCTGATCCTTCAGGCCGGTGCCATCGGCAAGGGGCGTGAAATCTTCGTTCTTAAGATGGGCACGCCGGTCCTGATCGACAGCATGGCACGGGACCTTATCACCTTGTCGGGCTTTACGCCGGACAAGGATATCAACGTCGTATACACCGGACTGCGGCCGGGCGAAAAGCTCTATGAAGAGCTCATCACCGAAGGAGAAGACATTCAGAAAACGGGCCATGCCGATATCATGGTGTTAAAGGCCGATGACTGCCTGCCCCTTCCCGAACTCAAGCGGCACCTGGAAGCACTGGTGCTGCTGGCGGAGAGGCGCGATGCCGACGGGATTAAGCGGAAGCTGAACGAAATCGTGCCCGAATATACGCCCCAGTTCGATATCCTCGATCCGGCGCTGCCATCGAATGTTATCCCCCTCACAGGGGAGCACAAGGTCGCGTATCGTGCGTGA